The region tgtaaCTGTCTTAGTACTTTAATGACTTGAATAGATGACTGGTTAAATTTGGTTTCTTGATGATTCAgtcctttattttttgtttgtattgtcTTGTTGGTGGAATTTGTGATTTAGCAGCACTTTCGGTTTTGTTGGTTAAAGCTTTCTTAAGACCATTTTTATACCACATTGACAAGGAGGACAACAATATCATTTACATATTGgacttttatgaaaataaaattgtctgAAAATTTAACCCCAGATGGGATGGTCCACAGGAATTACAGGTGTGATagattttctgaatattttgcttcattttgtgaGTTGACATTATAACAAGAACCACAATAAACACCTTTTAGACATAAGACCTACAAAGGATGTCCCATTGGTTTTGCCCATATGATCCGCATTTTGTCAACTCAAATGGGTTTCATACATTAGGCTATTCCTGAGTACTCGCCCAGCCTTGGCAAAACTACTTTCAGGGCCCAGATTTGTTAGTTGAGAAGTACTAAGCAATCAATGGTAGTGCAATAGCCACTGTTATTCAAATACTTCATCCATCTCAAACACCAGAATAAAAACAGtgtggttcttttttttctttaaataaattatattgaaGTCTTTGTAGCATAATAAGAGATGCTGAAGATACTGTTACCATGACTACATCCATGACAGTCATGATTGTCCAGAGGGTTATTTCATCTTCCTTTGTCTTCGTCCCAATAGATTCACGGCAGAGTTTGACTTCCGAACCTTTGACCCAGAGGGAGTTGTTCTGTATGCCGAGTCTGCCCCGGACTCGTGGTTCATGTTGGGCCTAAGGGGCGGCCGCATTGAAGTCCAGTTTAAAAATCAGCACACCTACAAGGTTACAAGTGGAGGAAAAGCCATCAATGACGGACAGTGGCATGTGGTAAGGTAGTGCGACACATCAGTGAATTGCTGCACACAGAAAAAGCAAGTTCCTTCCTTTTAGCTGACACAGAGATTGCTGATGTCTTGATCGATAAACTGAACTGATTACAGAGGTTCTGCTCTGAAAGCTGTAAGGCGTCAGCAGTGTGATATTGTCTGTGTGATACCCAGATCTCGGTGGACGAGCTGGAAAGCAGCATTAGCGTGAAGATCAGTAAGGAGGCTGTGATGAGCATCAACAGCCCTGAGAATCTCTTCACTTCAGTCAACGGCAAACTGGAGACCAAAGTCTACATCGCTGGGCTGCCCAACCGCACAGACAACGTCATGAAGCCTGTAAGCTGGCCCAGTCACAGCAGAGAAATAAGTAGCACAGACAGGGCTAACTGGATGTGTTTgacacataaaatccaaactgtTCTCTGTTCTTCTATCAGATCAATCCCCGACTCGACGGCTGCATCCGTGGCTGGAACCTAATGAACCAGGGGGCCTCCGGGGTCAAAGAGGTCATTCAGGAGAAGGAGAGCAAACACTGCTTCATCTATGTGGAAAGAGGGTCCTTCTTCTCAGGGGCCGGACTGGCACTCTTCGACATAGACTACAGTGAGTAAGTTAAGTCATGCTTTATTAATCCCTGTGGGAAAGCTTTGAGTGTGTGCTTGAATAGTCATAgggtgctgcagcaggactgACGGTAGAGTTGAATATGCTTTCTTAGTTTtaagaaagcaataaaacagtataacaagaaaaaatatatttgaaaaaattcCTGCTTGAATCCTCGGGCTTCAATGTAAACCTTCCACAGACTCAACTGGAAATCAGAGGTGAACTTCAGGTCAAGGTTAATACTTGAACTCTGCAGAGTAGCGCTTTCCAATTGGCTTAGTACTTGGTTCCATACTTCTAAAAATTAGTTTCATGTTGACAAAGTCCACCGATTTCACTGAAAAGACCATTTTGGAGCAAGGTTTGCTGACACACCATGAGTGGATAAACAAGCCAGAAGTTTGAATTGGTGAGATATAATTGGTCCAAATGGTATATAATATCCAacaaacttcagattttttacCACTAATTGAACATGTATTATAATTGGAGCTTATGAATTTAAGTAGAAATTTGAAGGTAGCTGAATCTTACTGTTTAATTTGAACagaaattatgtattttttgcataaatagGTGATTCTAGGAGCTGGAAGGTGGATATAACAATGAACATCCGTCCATCAAGGAGCACAGGTGTCGTCCTTGCTCTTGTCTACAACAACACAGTCCCCCTGTCGGTTGCTGTGGTAACAAAGGAGGAAGAAGATGCAGTGAGTTAATCGATACTGATATTGAAAATAAGCTCATGTTTACATTAGATCAAACTTCTGTAACTTTATGTGCATTTGCTCTCCAGAACCTGCAAGTGTTTCTGGACGGCGTCTCTGTGGCCACGCTGGACTCGCTTATGTTGTGTTACCCTGATCGGTTGATGGTGCAGCTGAACGTGACTCCGACAGAAATCCAGATCTCTGCAAACTCCTCCACTGTTGGCTACATAAAGTCTGAAACCCTGCAGAAGGCCTTGGAGCAGCTCAACACCACCATGCAGAACCCTATAAGCACGTACATTGGCGGGATACCATGTAAGTTAAAGAACAAAGGttaaaaagtcatgttttaGTCTAATAGAAGCCCAGACCTGAATCTTAAGGAGGATATGTAAGTTAGGAATGTGGTAGATCTGTTAAAGCTTACACATTTCAGCCACAGGGTGGGGCTATAGCACTCCCAGGAGGAAACAGATACTTTAGGGTGGCAAGACTTAGTAGAGTATACaatattttcttgctttaatCAATACAATCAGTTGTTTCAGCTCCTATCAAGTGATGCATTTTTCACTAGCAAATGTTCATTGGTCGTAAAAACACAGCTGGGTAATGAAGCATGGATTCCCACTGCAGGATTTTACTTGCTACTACAATTTTCTGAAGTGcattgaagcaaaaaaaacccaacaaaaaacactgtaaattctgctttttgtgtCACAAGAGGCatgaaaatgtaactatttatCAAACATTAGTGTAAACACTATACACACACTATAAGAATTTGATTataaacaagaagaaagaaCAAGATGTATTCAAGTGGACGTATTGAAAAGATTAGTTCATTGTTCATTAGTTCATTTGCCTCATGTGATGTCACAGAAAGGGACATGTAAAGAGGGAAGCTTGTTTAGGGGCGTGTGGATTTTATCCTGattaaatgacattttacaacaacaaaaacaaaacaaatatgacaTGTTTTATGCATGTAActtgtttttctgacattaattCAAACCAAATGTTTGCCGTTTTCGGTTGGTTAGTTACCAAACTTATTCCTATCTGCTTAATGCCAGAATGGTGAGATAGACGAAAGAAAATAAACCAGCACAGATATCAGGAATAGGACTCTGGACCTCACCATGTGTTTGAATTCTTGAGTACAACTTCCAAATACCTAAAAGTGACATATTCATACGAAAGCATACACAGTGAGAATGTCTAGCCTTCACACTGTTCTGGAGGAAGATGTGTTCTGAGTCCCAGAGATGAATTTGTTTTGgtgcaaaatgtgcaaatgtgtCCCAGAAAAAAGCCAAAAGGTGTCATGAGGGTTACTGAAGCCAGTAAGAGAATGCCATTATCCACAGTGAACCAAGTCAAGAACTGAAATTTGCTGAAAGGTCACTCGTTGAGGAAGAAGCCATCACTCAAAAAGCAAGATGAGAAGCTTGTGGAGGAAAAGCAAAGCTTGTTTGATCCAAGTTATGCAGATGAAAGGTTTCAGTAAACTGTTGATAAAGACTTCTCTaaaatttctgttattttgaaaatgctacacaaaaacaattttggtTATTCTAAAACAGGAAACCCTCCCTGTCCAATGTTTAGTCATTGGACAGGGAGGGAAAGTTATAAGTCAATTGtggactttttgttttgtacatgaagacaatttaaatgattttacaaaaaagcCCAGTAGCTTTAAAAACTTCACTGATGTTTATGCCCACTtatgagcaattttttttcaactctCTTTCTTTAAGCTGACGTCCCTTTGCCTGCCACCCCTGTGTCAGCCTTTTACCACGGCTGTATGGACATCAGCATAAATGGCAGACAGCTGGACTTTGACGAAGCACTGAGTAAACACAACAGCATAAAGTCTCATTCCTGTCCTCCTGTCAGTGACCCAGGACACCCTGATGTACATCGCCCTGCATAGGAAGTGACCTTAATTAgcaaaccattaaaaaaaactcctcaAATTAGCCAACACCCCACATGGGACACCTCTGGGGATGTCAGGTAGATAATGGGGTTTTAAGTGCTGTCCTTCATCCATGCTGTGTAACTTTATCCACCCTTTTTATTCCGGGTTTTTTGGTTGGTCTTAGCTTCAGCAAAAGCTGGACATTATGGTTGTAGCAGTTTGTTGcaataaatgtacaatttttCAAGATATTTTGACAGAAAGAGTTGCGTTCTGCAGTAGCAGTTTGCATTGAGTAACATACGGTTGCCTTTGTgtagataaataaacaaatggtCACTGTTGGCCAGGCTCTG is a window of Xiphophorus maculatus strain JP 163 A chromosome 4, X_maculatus-5.0-male, whole genome shotgun sequence DNA encoding:
- the pros1 gene encoding vitamin K-dependent protein S isoform X1, which codes for MWRQKRALGKPLACLVLLVALADAYRFLNQNTASQFLSRHRRANSLFEESKKGNLERECIEEVCNKEEAREIFENHPETEYFYPKYVLCLGSHRVGINNHNSQSNIPPDLRTCVTELSNQCTPYPCYKEGSERCVDGQASFTCVCKPGWKGKRCEDDIDECSDPEFPAGCNQKCHNIPGSFHCLCEEGFAINDKINCVDINECLLYASICEQPAKCVNTPGMYECQCPLGFKYNFTSRTCDDVDECETQSCDGTCQNTVGSYSCHCDGRRGLQLAADEQYCERIPICVDLKDFKHPEMLYLGEQFAGFPVVYLRFRLPENTKFTAEFDFRTFDPEGVVLYAESAPDSWFMLGLRGGRIEVQFKNQHTYKVTSGGKAINDGQWHVISVDELESSISVKISKEAVMSINSPENLFTSVNGKLETKVYIAGLPNRTDNVMKPINPRLDGCIRGWNLMNQGASGVKEVIQEKESKHCFIYVERGSFFSGAGLALFDIDYSDSRSWKVDITMNIRPSRSTGVVLALVYNNTVPLSVAVVTKEEEDANLQVFLDGVSVATLDSLMLCYPDRLMVQLNVTPTEIQISANSSTVGYIKSETLQKALEQLNTTMQNPISTYIGGIPSDVPLPATPVSAFYHGCMDISINGRQLDFDEALSKHNSIKSHSCPPVSDPGHPDVHRPA